The following DNA comes from Thermogemmatispora onikobensis.
GGCTATGATCTGAATAAGCTCTATATTGGCTCGCTGGGAACGCTGGCGCTCATCGTTGAGGCAAATTTGAAGCTCCATCCTTTGCCGGCGGCAGAGCGCACGCTCTTGCTCACCTTCCCAGCCGTAGCCGATGCGATGCGCCTGGTGTGCGCAGTGCTCGGCTCTGTCTTGACTCCAACAGCCATTGAGCTGCTGGATGGGAACGCCGCCAGGGCAATTGCAGCCAGGGCCGGCCTTGCCTTGCCAGCCAACGGTTATACGCTGGCTTTCGATTTTGAGGGGAGTCTCAGCGCTATTCATCGTCAAATGGATGAGACACGCCTGTTGGCTCGCCAGCATGGGGCTCTGATGGGAGAGGATTTGCAGGGAGCGGAGCAAGAGGCGTTTTGGGAAGCCGTGCGGGTCCAGACAAGCGGCGAGTTGACCTGTAAGGCAACCATGCTGATTACTGCCATTGCCCCTTACCTGGAGTTCGCTGAGCAGCTCTGTCGGCGCCTGAATCTGGAAATGGCTGCTGTGGCCCATGCTGGCAGCGGCATCGTTTATCTCGAACTGCGCCCCCTGGAGGTGAGCAGCGAACTGCTAGAAGCACTCAGACTTTTACGGCAGCAGGCTCAGGAGGGCAAAGGGAGCCTGGTCATCGAACGCGCTTCAACAGCCTTAAAGCGCCAGATCGATGTCTGGGGACCAGTCGGCTCTGATTTCCCGCTGATGCAGCGGCTGAAGCAGCGCTTCGATCCTAGCGGAGTCTTTGTCAAGGGTCGCTTTGTGGGAGGTCTCTAGCCAGCAGTGAAGGCAATACTTTTCAGCGCTTATGTTGACGATGGGGAGCGGGTGATTGCCACGGCTCAGCCGGAGTTCCTTCAGCCTGCCTTGGCAGAGCTGGAGTCGCTCTGTAGCGCGCTGACAGTGGAGGAGGAGCTGGGTCCAGGAATTGCTTTGTGCGCTGTTCCCGAGACGCGGAGATTATTGCGTCAGGCAATGGAGCATCCGCCCGTGTTTGTGCGCCATCTGGCACCAGCACAGGCCGTTGTTGAACTGAGGGGGGCGATAGAAGACGATTGCGCCCGCCTTGCTCTGGCTCTGGCCGCTTTGCCGGAGTTCGCCTGGCTGGGACCAGGACAGTACTTCGCGGTCCAGGCGCGCCTGCTGCCTCCCGCCAAACAGTCGCCAGTCCGTCCATTCGCCTATACCAGTGGTCAGCTTAATCAGAAGCTGGCAAGCGTGATCAGCGAGGAAACGAGAGCCATTGAGTCCATTCGTAAGCCTCGTATCGTGCTGTCAATAGCCTTGACCGCTGAACGGGGCTTCGTCGGGATCTCACTGGCGGAGGAGAATCTCAGTTCGTGGCCCGGAGGTGAGCGACATTTCGCGCGCTTGCCTGAGCAGATCAGTCGTGCGGAATTGAAGCTGTTAGAGGCGCTCGAGGTTTTTAACCTGACGTTGCCAACGGAGGGCGAGGCCCTCGACTTGGGGGCCGCTCCTGGCGGTTGGACTCGCCTTCTGCTTCAGGCTGGCTTGCACGTGGTGGCCGTTGATCCCGCCATGCTTGCCCCGGCTCTGCGCGAGGAGGCTCGGTCGCGCCTTGAGCATAAGCGTTGCTCCGCCGAGGTTTATCTCGCTGAGGCTCTACATCGATCGCAGCGCTTCGCTGTCATTACCAATGATATGCGGATGGATGCTCGCGATGCAGCTCGTCTACTGGTACGAGCCGCAGAACTGCTCAGAGGAGATGGCTTTGTCCTCAGCGTGCTCAAGCTGCCCCATGCCACGAAGCGCATCCAGCCGCTACCCGTCCTGCGCGAGGCGCTGGGAATTCTGCAGGAGACATACGCGATTGTGAAGGCTCGTCAGCTCTTTCACAATCGCCAGGAGGTCACTGTTGTGGCCGCCTCCCCTCGTCAGAGCCGACTTTTCGCGGGTCGTCGGCTATCGCGAGCCGAGTCTAGGACGCGCAATGTGGTCTTCCGCTCTTGACTCGACTTGGCCCTGCTGGGCCGGTTAGCCTGAGAGCAGTAGATACAACCTTTACCGAGG
Coding sequences within:
- a CDS encoding SAM-dependent methyltransferase, whose translation is MKAILFSAYVDDGERVIATAQPEFLQPALAELESLCSALTVEEELGPGIALCAVPETRRLLRQAMEHPPVFVRHLAPAQAVVELRGAIEDDCARLALALAALPEFAWLGPGQYFAVQARLLPPAKQSPVRPFAYTSGQLNQKLASVISEETRAIESIRKPRIVLSIALTAERGFVGISLAEENLSSWPGGERHFARLPEQISRAELKLLEALEVFNLTLPTEGEALDLGAAPGGWTRLLLQAGLHVVAVDPAMLAPALREEARSRLEHKRCSAEVYLAEALHRSQRFAVITNDMRMDARDAARLLVRAAELLRGDGFVLSVLKLPHATKRIQPLPVLREALGILQETYAIVKARQLFHNRQEVTVVAASPRQSRLFAGRRLSRAESRTRNVVFRS
- a CDS encoding FAD-binding oxidoreductase, translating into MGDFASFIAALQEQVPQTEVLLDSATLQRYAVDEILPRAVIVPSSTEEAARAVALAHQYQVSLLPRGGGSHLGLGGLPTSLDAVIELTRLSRLLEHEAADLTCQTEAGITLAALQSQLATRGQRLALDPPHAEQATIGGILATNASGPRRFRYGTARDLVIGLRTIQADGEIARSGGRVVKNVAGYDLNKLYIGSLGTLALIVEANLKLHPLPAAERTLLLTFPAVADAMRLVCAVLGSVLTPTAIELLDGNAARAIAARAGLALPANGYTLAFDFEGSLSAIHRQMDETRLLARQHGALMGEDLQGAEQEAFWEAVRVQTSGELTCKATMLITAIAPYLEFAEQLCRRLNLEMAAVAHAGSGIVYLELRPLEVSSELLEALRLLRQQAQEGKGSLVIERASTALKRQIDVWGPVGSDFPLMQRLKQRFDPSGVFVKGRFVGGL